Proteins from one Oncorhynchus tshawytscha isolate Ot180627B linkage group LG16, Otsh_v2.0, whole genome shotgun sequence genomic window:
- the LOC112216282 gene encoding ceramide-1-phosphate transfer protein, producing the protein MAVALEDLKFTLQEVLDTFKSCLSEHKDVFLEHYVAGWRGLVRFMNCLGSVFSFISKDAVNKIQILVNHLNGENGAHYVTIQSMVKYELDSQLVDLTKRGSFPESGCRTLLRLHRALRWLELFLERLQTSTEDSNTSVMCSEAYNESLAQHHAWIIRKAAGTAFWALPGRATFFDVMNVGSPEQVMAVLGDTLPLISEVYQVTEDLYAQNNILELP; encoded by the exons ATGGCTGTAGCATTGGAGGATCTGAAATTCACTTTACAAGAGGTTCTTGACACTTTTAAGTCATGCCTCTCTGAACACAAAGATGTATTCCTTGAGCATTACGTAGCAGGGTGGCGTGGTCTCGTAAG ATTCATGAACTGCCTGGGGAGTGTGTTTTCCTTCATCTCCAAGGATGCTGTCAACAAGATCCAAATCCTGGTCAACCATCTGAATGGTGAGAATGGAGCCCACTACGTCACCATCCAGTCTATGGTCAAGTATGAACTGGACAGCCAACTGGTGGACCTGACCAAGAGAGGCAGTTTTCCAGAGTCCGGCTGCCGCACCCTCCTGAGGCTGCACCGTGCCCTACGCTGGCTGGAGCTATTCCTGGAGAGGCTACAAACCAGCACTGAGGACAGCAATACCTCGGTCATGTGCTCTGAGGCCTATAATGAGTCCCTCGCCCAGCACCATGCATGGATCATCCGTAAGGCTGCCGGCACAGCGTTCTGGGCTCTCCCAGGTCGTGCTACGTTCTTTGATGTGATGAATGTAGGTAGCCCAGAGCAGGTGATGGCTGTGCTAGGGGACACCCTGCCTCTCATCTCTGAGGTATACCAAGTGACAGAGGACCTCTATGCCCAGAACAACATACTGGAGTTGCCCTAG